In Rutidosis leptorrhynchoides isolate AG116_Rl617_1_P2 chromosome 2, CSIRO_AGI_Rlap_v1, whole genome shotgun sequence, one genomic interval encodes:
- the LOC139887667 gene encoding uncharacterized protein — MRLLRPGLSASEKARSEEFSRWLLSVGNGQIGTQDSEDPHNSRWLSIPDNYCIPDDENGLQNLISFIYPRESLQNPTAAELQQKAIVCPKNDVADTINKIIVDMVDVPVTTCNSYDSATPHGNDGVEA; from the coding sequence ATGAGGTTACTACGTCCTGGTCTGTCGGCATCTGAGAAGGCGAGGAGCGAGGAATTTTCGAGGTGGCtgttaagtgtggggaacggtcaGATAGGCACGCAAGATTCGGAGGACCCACATAATAGTCGTTGGTTATCTATTCCGGATAACTACTGTATTCCCGATGATGAAAATGGTCTACAAAATCTCATTTCTTTTATATACCCCCGTGAATCGTTACAAAATCCAACTGCCGCTGAACTCCAACAGAAGGCAATCGTCTGTCCAAAAAATGACGTCGCAGATACAATAAACAAGATTATCGTCGATATGGTTGATGTCCCGGTGACAACCTGCAACAGTTATGACAGTGCAACACCTCATGGGAATGACGGAGTTGAGGCATAA
- the LOC139887668 gene encoding uncharacterized protein produces MVDGPVTTYASYYTATPQGNDGGESELLYPTEYLNMLNYPGLPPHLLELKTGIPTILLRNINVTGNLCNGTRMIITQLLSKSVEAEIITGTRVGEKVFFPRMNLIHKEPMLPYVLKTQQFLLKVSYAMTINKSQGQSLNKIGVYLPKPIFGHGQLYVALSRATSSDGLKILIRQHEGQKANVAKNIV; encoded by the coding sequence ATGGTTGATGGTCCAGTTACAACGTATGCAAGTTATTATACAGCTACACCACAAGGGAATGACGGTGGTGAGTCCGAACTACTATATCCAACAGAGTACTTGAACATGCTAAATTACCCTGGCCTGCCACCGCATCTTTTGGAGCTAAAAACAGGGATACCAACTATTTTGTTGCGGAATATTAATGTCACAGGCAACCTTTGTAATGGTACCAGGATGATAATCACTCAGCTCCTATCTAAATCGGTTGAAGCTGAGATTATCACGGGTACAAGGGTTGGTGAAAAGGTCTTCTTTCCGAGGATGAACCTCATCCACAAAGAACCAATGTTACCTTATGTTCTAAAAACGCAGCAGTTCCTGCTCAAAGTTTCGTACGCCATGACCATAAATAAGAGCCAGGGGCAGTCACTAAACAAAATAGGTGTTTATCTACCTAAACCTATTTTCGGTCATGGCCAATTGTACGTTGCACTCTCAAGGGCTACATCATCGGATGGTTTGAAAATACTTATTAGGCAGCATGAGGGTCAAAAGGCAAACGTCGCGAAAAATATCGTCTAG
- the LOC139887669 gene encoding uncharacterized protein: protein MSLIKYPFKYISKGTDRIAARISKPVGSNSRNRPQASKPVDEIQNFIDARFICLHEACWRIFNFPIHHREPAVQIVAVHLENMQLMKFRGKHLTYLDFPSEFVWYQTPKTWKHRANINKPSIERISYIHPAFGEAFFLRMLLCHQKGCTSFADIRTVNQVEHQTYCSDCEAAGLLGNDKEWTIALEEASVSGIASQLRSLFAHILVYCIVSNSVALWEKHWKIMSDDIPLRAAASLKMEKLYINNEDLHNYVLYEVEILLNQCGKTISDFALPSLPDDLLLDLANRLIMEERNYDLESLDSERIPLESRMTAKQKTIYELAIITGLRVNGKIVLAVASSEIASLLLPSGRTAHSRFKLLIDLTDESMCNVNKNTQMAKLIESTDLIVWDEAPMNNKRCFEVLDRSLRDILGNKNSPFGGIQGVCAYQKYAINATRPDTVGKRNERCFLHMVTRYWKWPDWNT, encoded by the exons ATGAGTCTCATCAAATACCCGTTCAAGTACATTTCAAAGGGTACCGACCGCATTGCTGCTCGCATATCCAAACCAGTTGGTAGTAACAGCCGCAACAGGCCACAGGCCTCTAAACCAGTAGATGAAATCCAGAATTTCATAGATGCTCGCTTCATTTGCCTGCATGAGGCTTGCTGGCGCATTTTTAACTTCCCAATTCATCATCGGGAACCAGCCGTTCAGATCGTGGCTGTCCATTTAGAGAATATGCAGCTTATGAAGTTTCGTGGCAA GCACCTAACATATTTGGATTTTCCGTCTGAATTTGTTTGGTATCAAACACCAAAAACCTGGAAACATAGGGCGAATATTAACAAGCCTTCGATTGAAAGGATATCATATATACATCCCGCATTCGGAGAGGCTTTTTTTCTAAGGATGCTTTTGTGCCATCAAAAGGGTTGCACAAGTTTTGCAGATATTAGAACCGTTAACCAGGTTGAACATCAGACATACTGTTCGGATTGCGAGGCCGCTGGGCTACTtggtaatgataaagaatggactaTAGCGCTAGAAGAAGCATCAGTTTCTGGCATAGCTTCTCAGCTACGGTCACTTTTTGCCCACATTCTGGTGTATTGTATAGTCTCGAATTCGGTTGCTCTTTGGGAAAAGCACTGGAAAATAATGTCTGACGACATACCTCTGCGAGCAGCAGCCTCTTTGAAGATggaaaaactatacataaacaaTGAAGACCTACATAATTATGTTCTATATGAAGTTGAAATTCTCCTAAACCAGTGTGGAAAGACAATCAGCGACTTCGCATTGCCATCTCTGCCAGATGACCTACTACTAGATCTTGCAAACCGGTTGATCATGGAGGAGAGAAACTACGACCTAGAATCACTTGATAGTGAGCGCATTCCGTTAGAATCGAGGATGACTGCGAAGCAGAAAACAATCTACGAGCTG GCCATAATCACGGGGCTAAGGGTAAATGGAAAGATTGTTCTTGCTGTCGCATCATCCGAAATCGCATCTTTGTTGCTGCCTTCGGGCAGAACTGCTCATTCTCGGTTCAAGCTACTAATTGACCTCACCGATGAGTCAATGTGCAATGTAAACAAAAACACACAGATGGCTAAGCTGATAGAAAGCACCGATCTTATTGTGTGGGATGAGGCACCCATGAATAATAAACGGTGCTTCGAAGTTCTGGATCGCAGCCTGCGAGATATTCTCGGCAACAAAAACTCGCCATTCGGAG GAATTCAAGGTGTTTGTGCTTACCAAAAATATGCGATTAATGCAACCAGGCCTGACACAGTCGGAAAAAGAAACGAACGATGCTTTCTCCACATGGTTACTAGATATTGGAAATGGCCAGATTGGAACACGTGA